In a single window of the Trichoderma breve strain T069 chromosome 6, whole genome shotgun sequence genome:
- a CDS encoding acetyltransferase (GNAT) domain-containing protein encodes MASVTIRPASPADAPAIAAVHYRAQEKYHGFYGAFFVHSPRDILIQATARAVNKPENVYLVAVDEEANKVVGFVRYVVEEEKKKEEKEQEPAVVSEGEGEVDAGPSLFGVKEHLKGLWEEFNEKQVAMDGCYEKAADGKRHIYVNHLMIDPDYQRKGIGGKLLAAVLARSDKERVPTFLMSSAESRGLYGKMGFEILGTWRVDNGDWAGRVVEVEKGLGIVGREGLEEEFRGVGEVEDVMVRTVR; translated from the exons ATGGCCTCCGTTACGATACGGCCCGCATCCCCGGCCGATGCCcccgccatcgccgccgtgCACTACCGCGCGCAGGAGAAATACCACGGCTTCTACGGGGCGTTTTTCGTGCACAGCCCGCGCGACATATTGATTCAGGCGACGGCGAGGGCGGTGAACAAGCCGGAGAATGTGTATTTGGTTGCTGTGGACGAGGAGGCGAACAAAGTAGTTGGGTTTGTGCGATATGTcgtggaggaagaaaagaagaaagaggagaaggaacaAGAACCTGCTGTTGTTagtgagggtgagggtgaggtTGATGCTGGGCCGTCGCTTTTTGGTGTCAAGGAGCATTTGAAGGGGTTGTGGGAGGAGTTTAATGAGAAGCAGGTTGCGATGGATGGGTGTTatgagaaggctgctgatgGGAAGAGACATATCT ATGTAAATCACTTGATGATTGATCCCGATTACCAACGCAAGGGCATCGGAGGAAAGTTACTGGCCGCCGTGTTAGCGAGGAGCGATAAAGAGAGGGTTCCGACGTTTTTGATGTCGTCTGCGGAGTCGCGCGGGTTATATGGCAAGATGGGGTTCGAGATTCTGGGGACGTGGAGGGTTGATAATGGGGATTGGGCGGGAAGGGTGGTTGAGGTGGAGAAGGGATTGGGGATTGTTGGGAGGGAagggctggaggaggagtttAGGGGAGTTGGGGAGGTTGAGGATGTTATGGTGAGGACGGTGAGgtga
- a CDS encoding ABC transporter domain-containing protein, with product MPPSSSKEKRLAKKAEKAAASGKKGAKGKTEPELDVHGNPITDSDGPATTDDKLDEVKRLADQMDQHGISDRVTTGVLSSTQQSKDVKITSTSLVFHGRVLITDSTLELSFGRRYGLLGENGCGKSTLLKAIAAREYPIPDHVDIYLLNEGAPPSELGALEWVVKEAENEMERLDKLAEKMLEDEGPESPVLIDLYDHMDKMDPSTFATRASLILTGLGFNKKTIHKKTKDMSGGWRMRVALAKALFVKPSLLLLDDPTAHLDLEACVWLEEYLKKWERTLVLVSHSMDFLNGVCTNMIDMREKALQYYGGNYDSYAKTREENETNQMKAYTKQQEEIAHIKKFIASAGTYANLVRQAKSRQKILDKMEADGFIQPVVADRVFTFRFADVEKLPPPVLSFDNVTFSYSGNPEDDLYRNIDLGFDMDSRTALVGPNGVGKSTLLRLMTGKLSPTGGSVTRHTHLKLGLYSQHSAEQLDLTKSALDFVRDKYKEKSQDYQYWRQQLGRYGLTGDSQTALMGTLSEGQKSRIVFALLAIDGPNMLLLDEPTNGLDIPTIDSLADAINAFSGGVIVVSHDFRLLDKIAKQILVCENQTIRSWDGTIGEYKNYLRKKMITAGAV from the exons ATGCCTCCCTCAAGTTCCAAGGAAAAGAGACTCgcgaagaaggccgagaaggCCGCCGCTTCAGGCAAGAAGGGagccaagggcaagactgAGCCCGAACTCGACGTCCATGGAAACCCCATCACGGACTCCGATGGCCCCGCCACCACTGATGACAAGCTGGACGAGGTGAAGCGTCTGGCCGATCAGATGGACCAGCACGGCATTTCAGACCGAGTCACCACCGGTGTGCTGTCGTCCACCCAGCAGAGCAAGGACGTCAAGATCACCAGTACCTCTCTCGTGTTCCACGGCCGAGTCCTCATCACCGATTCTACTCTCGAGCTGTCCTTCGGCCGCCGATATGGTCTCCTCGGTGAGAACGGCTGCGGAAAGTCCACTCTgctcaaggccatcgccgcTCGCGAATACCCCATCCCCGACCACGTCGACATTTACCTTCTGAACGAGGGTGCTCCCCCCAGCGAGCTTGGTGCCCTGGAATGGGttgtcaaggaggctgagaacGAAATGGAGCGTCTCGACAAGCTGGCCGAGAAGATGCTCGAGGACGAGGGCCCTGAGAGCCCTGTCCTGATTGACCTCTACGAC CacatggacaagatggaccCCTCCACATTCGCCACCCGTGCTTCCCTGATTCTGACCGGTCTGGGtttcaacaagaagaccatccacaagaagaccaaggacATGTCTGGTGGTTGGAGAATGCGTGttgccttggccaaggctcTGTTCGTCAAGCCTTCGCTGCTCCTGCTCGACGACCCCACTGCTCACTTGGATCTCGAGGCCTGTGTGTGGCTGGAAGAGTACCTCAAGAAGTGGGAGCGAACGCTGGTCTTGGTTTCTCACTCCATGGATTTCCTCAACGGTGTGTGCACCAACATGATTGACATGCGCGAAAAGGCCCTGCAGTACTATGGTGGTAACTACGACTCCTACGCCAAGACTCGCGAGGAGAACGAGACGAACCAGATGAAGGCCTACAccaagcagcaggaagaAATTGCCCACATCAAGAAGTTCATTGCCAGTGCCGGTACCTACGCCAACTTGGTCCGACAGGCCAAGTCCCGCCAGAAGAttttggacaagatggaggcCGATGGCTTCATTCAGCCCGTCGTTGCCGACAGGGTCTTCACCTTCCGTTTTGCCGAcgtcgagaagctgcctCCTCCCGTTCTGTCTTTTGACAACGTCACCTTTTCCTACTCTGGCAACCCCGAGGACGACCTGTACCGCAATATTGACCTCGGTTTCGATATGGACTCCCGAACTGCCCTGGTCGGCCCCAATGGTGTTGGCAAGTCAACGCTACTGCGTCTGATGACTGGCAAGCTCTCCCCAACTGGCGGATCCGTCACCCGTCACACTCACTTGAAGCTTGGTCTGTACTCCCAGCACAGTGCTGAGCAGCTCGACCTCACCAAGTCTGCCCTGGACTTTGTCCGTGACAAGTACAAGGAGAAGTCCCAGGACTACCAGTACTGGCGTCAGCAGCTCGGCCGCTACGGTCTCACTGGTGACTCTCAGACCGCCCTGATGGGTACGCTGTCCGAGGGTCAGAAGAGCCGTATCGTCTTTGCCCTGTTGGCCATTGACGGCCCCaacatgctgctgcttgacgAGCCTACCAACGGTCTTGATATCCCCACCATCGACAGTCTGGCTGACGCTATCAACGCCTTTAGCGGCGGTGTGATTGTTGTGTCCCACGACTTCAG ATTGCTGGACAAGATTGCCAAGCAGATCCTGGTGTGCGAGAACCAGACCATCCGATCATGGGACGGCACCATTGGCGAGTACAAGAACTACCTTCGCAAGAAGATGATCACGGCCGGTGCTGTGTAA
- a CDS encoding kinesin motor domain-containing protein: MDATENQAARPSKISRLPAPTAHAGGLTEWSESQQNARSQSSIPAPRGLKREIPPSAPQSEAKRRPLAERALDYPSKTPTSALPRSTIKGQSLANISQLKLPRPASTIPSASNSFARSFGPGRNGATEKSLVPRPNTPANHTRSKSQVARPRTAQGFREEEGKDATDSKAFDAEEHVRMTELHFQELKKTVTDAMVHTTQQEKTYMANALDLVNKKASELESYKAKLESDKSKLESTAEFLTKRVSELESDKSRLEDKTEALKSDLDASKEESRKFQHDIEKLEWEHSRQIEDLTRKHKAEIDDIARQHHTAIDDLSRELERLKTQEAHDHQQQIDALNRRHQQELRDEQQKREQELQILRSKIGNEQQEAEIVLQKKDREREKALTGSLQTSISELSASNTTLEAKINSLRSQVEFLESDTKAQSDAFAAMEDRLQDALKYAEEARQKLMKEETERRVLFNKYQELKGNIRVMCRVRPPLGHSEGQVAQLSYPDDKTSAEILVAGPEEKSSLGVIQRKSYPFEFDRVFTPEVQNNEIFDEISQMVQSALDGYNVCIFCYGQTGSGKTYTMSSPDGMIPRATHMIYDTVTQLKEKSWDYTLEGSFVEVYNEELNDLLTPNERTAEGRLTRKLEIRHDEIRKQTTIMGCKSVRLNSADTVELMLEEAQKNRSVAATKANERSSRSHSIFILKLIGENSATGERCEGTLNLVDLAGSERLKHSQVEGDRMKETQNINKSLSCLGDVIEALGRGSGHIPYRNSKLTHLLQYSLGGNSKTLMFVMVSPLETHLKETLTSLRFATKVHNTHIGTAKATKKIKGDL, translated from the exons ATGGACGCTACCGAGAATCAG GCTGCGCGACCCTCCAAGATCAGTCGCTTGCCAGCTCCGACAGCGCACGCCGGAGGACTGACCGAGTGGAGCGAGTCACAGCAGAATGCTCGAAGTCAATCCTCCATCCCCGCGCCGAGGGGCCTCAAGCGCGAGATTCCGCCGTCCG CTCCCCAATCCGAGGCTAAGCGCAGACCCCTCGCTGAGCGTGCACTCGACTATCCATCAAAGACTCCCACAAGTGCGCTTCCACGATCCACCATCAAAGGCCAATCTCTAGCCAACATCTCACAA CTCAAACTACCACGACCGGCATCTACAATCCCTTCAGCAAGCAACAGCTTCGCAAGGAGCTTCGGTCCAGGTCGAAATGGTGCCACAGAAAAATCATTAGTTCCCAGACCAAACACACCAGCCAACCATACGAGATCGAAAAGTCAAGTAGCACGGCCACGGACGGCACAGGGCTTtcgagaagaggaaggcaAAGATGCGACGGATAGTAAGG CCTTTGATGCCGAAGAACATGTCCGCATGACGGAGTTGCACTTTCAAGAACTAAAGAAGACCGTAACGGACGCCATGGTACATACAACACAACAGGAGAAAACATACATGGCCAATGCCCTTGATTTGGTCAATAAGAAAG CCTCGGAGTTGGAGAGCTACAAGGCAAAATTAGAAAGCGACAAGTCGAAATTAGAGAGCACGGCCGAGTTCCTAACGAAACGAG TCTCGGAGTTGGAGAGCGACAAGTCAAGATTGGAAGACAAGACTGAAGCCCTGAAATCAGATCTCGACGCCTCTAAAGAAGAAAGTCGGAAATTCCAGCACGACATCGAGAAACTTGAATGGGAACACTCTCGACAAATCGAGGACCTTACCAGAAAGCATAAAGCCGAAATAGACGATATCGCGCGGCAACACCACACAGCAATAGACGATCTGAGCCGAGAACTCGAACGACTAAAAACGCAAGAAGCACACGACCATCAGCAACAGATTGACGCATTGAATCGACGGCATCAGCAAGAACTACGTGATGAGCAGCAGAAACGGGAGCAAGAGCTTCAGATTTTACGGAGCAAAATTGGAAATGAGCAACAGGAAGCGGAGATTGTTTTGCAGAAGAAAGATCGAGAG CGCGAGAAGGCGCTTACAGGCAGTTTGCAAACGAGCATCTCCGAGCTTTCGGCCTCCAACACGACGTTGGAAGCGAAAATCAACTCTCTCCGATCCCAGGTCGAGTTTCTCGAATCCGACACCAAGGCACAATCCGATGCATTCGCCGCCATGGAAGACAGGCTTCAAGATGCTCTGAAATATGCCGAAGAAGCAAGACAGAAGCTcatgaaggaagaaaccGAGCGCCGCGtgctcttcaacaagtaCCAGGAGCTCAAGGGCAACATTCGCGTCATGTGCCGAGTTCGACCGCCTCTTGGGCACAGCGAGGGTCAGGTAGCGCAGCTCTCGTATCCCGACGACAAGACTTCCGCAGAGATCCTGGTTGCCGGACCTGAAGAGAAATCCAGTCTTGGAGTTATCCAGAGGAAGAGCTATCCGTTTGAGTTTGACCGAGTGTTTACGCCTGAAGTACAAAACAATGAGATCTTTGACGAAATATCACAGATGGTACAGAGCGCTCTGGACGGCTACAACGTGTGTATCTTCTGCTACGGTCAAACCGGGTCAGGAAAGACGTATACCATGTCATCTCCCGACGGCATGATTCCACGAGCTACACATATGATATACGACACAGTAACCCAGCTCAAGGAGAAATCATGGGACTATACCTTGGAGGGTTCCTTTGTCGAGGTTTACAACGAAGAACTAAACGACTTGCTAACACCCAATGAACGCACTGCGGAGGGACGACTGACGAGGAAACTGGAGATCCGACACGACGAAATCAGGAAGCAGACGACCATCATGGGCTGCAAGTCTGTTCGACTAAACTCTGCCGATACCGTAGAGCTGATGCTGGAAGAGGCACAGAAGAATCGGTCGGTAGCAgccaccaaggccaacgaGCGATCCTCTCGGTCTCACAGCATTTTCATCCTGAAGCTCATTGGCGAAAACTCAGCAACGGGCGAACGATGCGAGGGTACTCTCAACTTGGTTGACCTAGCCGGATCAGAACGCCTCAAGCATTCGCAAGTCGAAGGCGACAGGATGAAGGAGACGCAgaacatcaacaagagccTGAGTTGCCTGGGAGACGTAATTGAAGCGCTGGGAAGGGGATCAGGCCATATTCCGTATCGAAACTCCAAGCTCACACACCTACTGCAATACAGCCTGGGTGGAAACAGTAAAACACTCATGTTCGTCATGGTATCGCCATTGGAGACTCATCTGAAGGAGACTTTGACCAGCCTGAGATTTGCTACAAAG GTACACAATACACACATTGGCACAGCGAAAGCAaccaagaagatcaagggaGATTTATAA
- a CDS encoding clp protease domain-containing protein: MLRSRLFPSLRVLPIRHARSFGFSSTASPASTSPSMNIPMPYIEETSATGRKTWDIFSKLLQQRIICLNGEIDDYMSASIVAQLLWLESDAPEKPITMYINSPGGSVTSGMAIYDTMTYIKSPVATVCIGGAASMAAILLAGGEAGKRSALPHSSIMIHQPLGGTRGQASDILIYANQIQKIREQSNQIMRYHLNKAKGFDKYSLEEINDLMERDKYLSVNEALELGVIDEVFTTRKEKDTEPKKEEEEERKY; encoded by the exons ATGCTACGATCAAGATTGTTTCCAAGCCTTCGGGTACTGCCCATTCGCCATGCCAGatcctttggcttctccagCACCGCCAGCCCCGCCAGCACCTCCCCATCCATGAACATCCCTATGCCGTATATCGAAGAGACTTCA GCAACTGGCAGAAAAACAT GGGACATCTTTTCAAAGCTCCTACAG CAACGAATAATATGTTTAAACGGCGAAATCGACGACTACATGTCAGCTTCCATAGTAGCACAGCTTCTTTGGTTGGAATCAGACGCCCCCGAGAAGCCCATTACGATGTACATCAACTCACCGGGCGGCTCCGTCACATCAG GCATGGCGATATACGATACGATGACCTATATCAAATCTCCCGTCGCGACCGTATGTATCGGAGGTGCCGCGTCCATGGCAGCTATCCTACTAGCTGGTGGCGAGGCAGGCAAGCGCAGTGCCCTTCCACATAGCTCCATCATGATCCACCAGCCATTGGGCGGCACTCGAGGGCAGGCATCGGACATTTTGATCTACGCGAACCAGATACAAAAGATACGAGAGCAGTCTAACCAAATTATGCGATACCACTTGAATAAGGCAAAAGGATTTGACAAGTATAGCCTGGAAGAGATTAACGATCTcatggagagagacaaaTACCTAAGTGTGAACGaagcgctggagctgggagtCATTGATGAGGTATTCACAacgagaaaggaaaaggataCCGAGccaaagaaggaggaagaggaggagagaaagtaCTAA
- a CDS encoding dehydratase family domain-containing protein codes for MLSRSLLKTPSRAFNVLSRAGTLSTRNQARLLSTSSARYADEKLNKVSANITQPKSQGASQAMLYATGLTDADLNKAQVGISSVWYEGNPCNMHLMDLFNTIGVSDGISMGTTGMRYSLQSREIIADSIETVMNGQWYDANVSLPGCDKNMPGVVIAMGRVNRPSIMVYGGTIQPGCTKTGDSIDIVSAFQAYGQYISGEITEDQRYDIIRHACPGSGACGGISSSPAEDPRKKAECESVGAAIRNLLKEDIRPRDILTRQAFENAMIVTTILGGSTNAVLHLIAIADSVGVKLTIDDFQAVSDRIPFLADLKPSGKYVMADMHKIGGTPGLLKYLLKEGLIDGSGVTVTGKTMKENVESAPDFPADQDIIRPFSNPIKPTGHIQILRGSLAPGGCVGKITGKEGLRFVGKARCYDAESDFIASLERGEIKKGEKTVVIIRYDGPKGGPGMPEMLKPSSAIMGAGLGKDVALLTDGRFSGGSHGFIIGHIVPEAMEGGPIALVKDGDEITIDADKRIIDLEISEAEMEKRRKEWKPPVPRYTKGTLSKYAKLVSDASTGCVTDGPIA; via the exons ATGCTCTCGCGATCGCTGCTCAAGACCCCGTCAAGGGCGTTCAACGTTCTGTCAAGAGCCGGTACTCTCTCTACAAGAAATCAGGC TCGCCTGCTGTCAACTTCATCAGCCCGATATGCGgacgagaagctcaacaagGTCTCCGCCAACATCACACAGCCCAAGTCCCAGGGTGCATCCCAGGCTATGCTGTACGCCACCGGCCTCACAGACGCCGACTTGAACAAGGCGCAGGTCGGCATCTCCTCCGTCTGGTACGAGGGAAACCCTTGCAACATGCACCTGATGGATCT ATTCAACACCATTGGTGTCAGTGATGGTATCTCCATGGGTACCACTGGCATGCGATACTCACTGCAGAGCAGAGAAATCATTGCCGACAGTATCGAGACTGTTATGAACGGCCAGTGGTACGACGCCAATGTCAGCTTGCCCGGCTGTGACAAGAACATGCCCGGTGTCGTTATTGCCATGGGCCGTGTCAACCGACCCAGCATCATGGTCTACGGTGGCACCATTCAGCCCGGATGCACAAAGACTGGCGACTCCATTGACATTGTCTCGGCATTCCAAGCATACGGCCAGTACATCTCCGGAGAAATCACCGAAGATCAGCGATACGACATTATCCGTCACGCGTGTCCCGGAAGCGGTGCCTGCGGTGGCAT cagcagcagccctgCCGAGGACCCGAGAAAGAAGGCCGAATGTGAAAGTGTCGGTGCTGCCATCCGGAACCTCCTGAAGGAGGACATCCGCCCACGCGACATTCTCACCCGACAGGCCTTTGAGAACGCCATGATTGTCACCACCATTCTTGGTGGAAGCACCAACGCAGTGCTTCACTTGATTGCCATTGCTGATTCCGTCGGAGTCAAGCTGACTATTGACGACTTCCAAGCCGTCTCTGACCGCATCCCCTTCCTTGCCGATCTGAAGCCATCTGGCAAGTACGTCATGGCTGATATGCACAAGATCGGTGGTACCCCCGGCCTGCTCAAGTATCTCCTCAAGGAGGGCCTCATTGACGGCTCTGGCGTTACCGTGACTGGAAAGACCATGAAGGAGAACGTTGAGAGTGCTCCCGATTTCCCTGCCGACCAGGACATTATTCGACCTTTCAGCAACCCCATCAAGCCCACTGGCCACATCCAGATTCTGCGCGGCTCTTTGGCCCCTGGCGGCTGTGTTGGCAAGATTACTGGCAAGGAGGGTCTGCGATTCGTTGGCAAGGCTCGTTGCTACGATGCCGAGTCTGATTTCATTGCCAGCCTAGAGCGTGGTGAGatcaagaagggcgagaagacCGTCGTTATTATCCGATACGATGGCCCTAAGGGTGGTCCCGGTATGCCCGAGATGCTGAAGCCCTCCTCAGCCATCATGGGTGCTGGACTGGGCAAGGACGTTGCCTTGTTGACTGATGGCCGTTTCTCTGGTGGTTCCCACGGCTTCATCATCGGACACATTGTTCCCGAGGCCATGGAGGGTGGCCCCATTGCCCTCGTcaaggatggcgatgagatcACCATTGATGCTGACAAGCGCATCATTGACCTGGAGATTTCAGaggcggagatggagaagcgaAGGAAGGAGTGGAAGCCTCCTGTGCCCAGATACACCAAGGGAACGCTGTCCAAGTACGCCAAGCTGGTTAGCGATGCCAGCACTGGCTGTGTCACTGACGGTCCGATTGCTTAA
- a CDS encoding retinoic acid induced 16-like protein domain-containing protein has translation MDFWSRLLSPLSSGSSRQDQAKDPAKRLHRFEKEYAGLLSIWRKSTNLSQDIDAAETVEIRLQELTNILSDESRRPLPHPCIQYASIKQIYVPIGKIATSSYNEWIIKEAVLFFATLIESEEEAFVENHTFSASLTNLLVRITGVNSARLGLDTESRVVELAFNITTKIRLDPEILPAWFKTQQDVNRPSDRAASVRDKFAGRTKRADFPLFYILMDYIHHEGKVGDFARTGLLYIIEAASSSESLEQWIVESDLSTLMATGLGALYSQLSRKLVIDHLPNNLPPILALSDYQHPTSNYEIVSSCSSEFQSHLETFLSHLLFWQDVLNHCKSVEVKSTLLEHFQVIFLQQLLYPSLLESSDIDGGSSVAVLTYLRRIIESLDHPDMINLILHYLLALPETVPSQGPPSGTAISAARQRKSMDLATMMAEKPDTTATPLLFNLVDLILACLRSRNQQTIYVTLQLVSAIVKRHHRYAVLTLLRTDMFPKNNINRTVGAHEQEIEYLMALAESVGGRDDFNETYESILKDTMARLSQHNHKLPTIPDSLPGAPKDVREHTLRHDDLLLNSILDLMENFFMNPVETNLSVTDTIVDMAICGYMSIEGWLARSPGSYVYVEDERQSKSDEKKETKSQQDGEGDEETQTETGADAETEIGDRSLADELGSQDDAYSVGGFSTFSDDTEADRLDSMEKCRRRPKWTQDSLPRILIVLKRLCDQVEAFKQTVPRFDELLQQRREAFQTADSILDNPPPPPVLRTPPPRPSSSLDEVIRSVSPSRPTGLEGFAQRLLSELGTPSRSVTPRGRKNSTRTSGASTPFNVIALSRSLSPSSAQSEAVVQPADFAAVDQSILARMVTLPGDHVKPIQLDLEGKPTPDVPESLFSGDELSSLDGYDSSADRSEVATEPTVVTETTDNAEPTSPTNENMVSVSHVITNVLIYQGFLLELASLMQVRAGLFNEVRFV, from the exons ATGGATTTC TGGTCGCGCTTGTTAAGCCCCCTCTCCTCCGGGAGCTCTCGTCAGGACCAGGCAAAGGACCCTGCCAAGCGTCTTCATCGCTTCGAGAAGGAATATGCCGGCTTGTTG TCCATCTGGCGCAAATCTACGAACCTGTCCCAAGACATCGACGCCGCCGAAACCGTCGAGATCAGGCTTCAAGAGCTGACCAACATCCTCAGCGACGAGAGCCGACGCCCGCTGCCGCATCCATGTATCCAGTATGCCTCGATCAAGCAGATATACGTGCCCATCGGCAAGATTGCTACCTCGTCCTACAATGAGTGGATCATAAAGGAGGCTGTCCTCTTCTTTGCAACGCTCATCgagagcgaggaggaggctttTGTTGAAAATCACACCTTTTCCGCCAGTCTGACAAATCTGCTGGTGCGCATTACAGGAGTCAACAGCGCTCGTCTCGGGCTGGATACCGAGTCACGCGTCGTGGAGCTGGCtttcaacatcaccaccaagatCCGCCTGGACCCCGAGATCCTTCCTGCTTGGTTTAAGACGCAGCAGGATGTCAACCGTCCGAGTGACAGAGCCGCGAGTGTCCGGGACAAGTTCGCTGGCCGAACTAAGAGGGCTGACTTTCCACTCTTTTACATCCTGATGGACTATATCCACCACGAGGGCAAGGTCGGCGACTTTGCGCGCACTGGTCTTTTATACATCATCGAGGCTGCGTCGAGCTCCGAGTCCCTGGAGCAATGGATTGTCGAGAGCGATCTGTCCACTCTCATGGCCACTGGTTTGGGAGCCTTGTACAGTCAGCTAAGTCGGAAACTCGTCATCGATCACCTGCCAAACAACCTGCCACCTatcctcgccctctccgACTATCAACACCCTACATCCAACTACGAAATTGTGAGCTCTTGCTCTAGCGAGTTTCAGTCCCACCTCGAGACCTTTTTGTCCCACCTTTTGTTTTGGCAGGACGTCTTGAATCATTGCAAATCAGTCGAAGTCAAGTCGACACTGCTGGAGCACTTTCAGGTTATTTTCTTACAGCAGCTTCT ATACCCATCATTGCTTGAGTCGTCCGATATAGACGGAGGCTCGTCTGTGGCAGTTTTGACCTACCTCCGCCGCATCATTGAATCCCTGGATCACCCCGACATGATCAACCTCATTCTTCACTATCTTTTAGCCTTGCCCGAAACTGTTCCCTCGCAAGGCCCTCCCTCAGGGACTGCCATAAGCGCTGCTCGCCAGCGGAAATCCATGGATCTCGCTACCATGATGGCGGAAAAGCCCGATACAACCGCGACTCCTCTCCTTTTCAACCTGGTGGATCTTATTCTTGCCTGTCTCCGATCGCGCAACCAGCAGACCATTTACGTGACTCTCCAGCTAGTATCAGCAATTGTTAAAAGGCACCATCGATATGCAgtcctcaccctcctccGAACCGACATGTTCCCTAAAAACAACATCAATCGAACTGTGGGTGCTCACGAGCAAGAAATCGAGTACTTGATGGCCCTGGCAGAAAGCGTTGGCGGCCGAGACGACTTTAACGAGACGTACGAGAGCATCTTGAAAGACACCATGGCTCG GCTGTCACAGCACAATCACAAGCTGCCTACAATTCCAGACAGTCTTCCAGGCGCACCCAAAGACGTGCGGGAGCACACTCTTCGCCATGACGATCTTTTACTCAACTCTATCCTTGACTTGATGGAAAACTTTTTCATGAATCCGGTGGAGACGAATCTGTCAGTCACTGATACTATCGTGGACATGGCGATATGTGGCTACATGAGCATCGAAGGGTGGCTGGCTCGGAGCCCCGGCAGCTACGTCTATGTCGAGGACGAGCGGCAGTCAAAGtctgatgaaaagaaggaaactAAATCACAGCAGGATGGAGAgggcgatgaagagacgCAAACAGAAACGGGGGCAGATGCCGAGACTGAGATTGGTGATCGATCGCTGGCTGATGAGCTCGGATCGCAAGATGATGCTTACTCGGTTGGCGGCTTCTCTACATTCTCAGACGATACGGAGGCAGATCGTCTGGACTCGATGGAAAAGTGCAGGCGTCGGCCCAAGTGGACTCAGGACTCTCTACCTAGAATCCTCATCGTGCTCAAGCGTCTCTGCGACCAAGTCGAGGCATTCAAGCAGACGGTGCCCCGGTTTgacgagctcctccagcagcgccGGGAAGCATTCCAGACTGCGGATTCAATTCTGGACAACCCTCCGCCCCCTCCTGTTCTGAGGACCCCACCGCCACGACCTAGCTCCAGCCTTGACGAAGTTATCCGGTCTGTATCTCCGTCGCGTCCAACTGGACTCGAGGGTTTCGCCCAGCGGCTACTTTCTGAACTCGGAACGCCCAGCCGCTCTGTCACCCCTAGGGGACGCAAGAATAGTACTCGAACATCCGGTGCTTCCACGCCCTTTAACGT GATTGCTCTTAGCCGGAGTCTATCCCCTTCAAGTGCTCAGAGCGAAGCCG TCGTTCAACCGGCGGATTTCGCTGCCGTGGACCAAAGCATTCTCGCCCGGATGGTAACCCTGCCAGGCGATCATGTCAAGCCGATACAATTGGACTTGGAAGGGAAACCAACTCCCGATGTTCCCGAGTCTTTATTCTCGGGAGACGAACTGTCCAGCCTGGACGGATATGATAGCAGTGCGGACCGAAGCGAGGTTGCCACTGAGCCAACGGTGGTGACTGAAACGACTGACAACGCCGAGCCAACCAGCCCGACGAATGAGAACATGGTGTCGGTATCGCATGTTATTACCAATGTGCTCATCTACCAAGGGTTCCTTCTGGAGCTGGCTAGTTTGATGCAAGTCCGGGCTGGGTTGTTCAACGAGGTGCGGTttgtttga